DNA from Algisphaera agarilytica:
AGTGGTTCTTGCCCGCGACTTTGGAGATCTGCATGTACGGCCCGCCGATGGTCATCGCCATCGCCAGGACGCCGATGTCTTCGAGCAGCCCGGCGGTGAAGGCTTCCTGCGGGTCGCAGCAGCCGGTGAGCTTGGCGGTTTCCTGCGCGGCCGACGCGGCGTAGACGCAGCGTCGCCAGTAGGCGTCCATGTCAAAGACGTCGCCGCACTGGTCGGTCATCGCGTTCGACAGGCAGAACGCCAGCGACAGCGTCTGGATGGAACGCAGCCCCATCATCTTTGCCGCCGCTTCGACGGTCGTGATCGACCGCCCCGCGCCGAAGCCCGAGGAGTTGACCGTCTGCAGCAGCTTCATGACCAGCGAGGGGTCCTGGCTGATGAGGTGGGCCAATTGGTTAACCGTCGTCTCTTCGTCGCGGCAGAGCTCGACCACCTGCATGGCGATGCGTGGCAAGCTCGGCAGTCGCGGAGAGGCGAGTACCTTTTCCAATAAAGAGCGATCCAGCCGTCCCATCCCAGCCCTTCGTGTCAGGCCCCCGAGGCGGCCAACTGTGGTCACATAAATAAACCGACTACGACGAAAATGACATCGGCCCGATCGGCCTTCTGCTTGACGGGAACCGACTAGGGGAAAACCACCGCTTAAGCAGGTGGTTCTGCTTCGTTTGAAGGATTATCGGCCGCACAACTTACGCCACGATCAGGCCGAGCTGGTCGACGGGTTATTGGGCGCGGGCGGGGCGAGGTTCTTGGTGATCGTCGGTTTGGGCGGGGTGCGGGTCGCTTCGGCCGCGTCTGACTTTTTGCCCGGGGTCGTGGGGTCGGCGGGCTTCCCTTCGCCGGTCTCGGTCGAGGTCGGCGAGAGGGCCGAGGCCTGCTCGTTGTCGAGGTCGAGGTTGTGTTCGTAGAGCGACAGGAGCGAAAGCAGCCAGGACACGGTGGCCTGAGCGCCCTGGTTCTCGTCGACGCCTTGGGCGAGCAGGGCGTTGCAGCATCCGCCGGTGGTGTTGTCGTAGAGGGGGGTGCGCAGGTCGTTATCGCCGAGGAACCAGTTCAGGCATTTGTAAGCGCTGTCGAGCCACTTGCGGTCGTTGGTGACGCGGTAGGCTTCGAGGTTGGCGTCGATGGTGCCCGAGGCCTCGGCGGGCGTCTGGTTGAATCGCGCTTTCTCGCCGCCGCGCGGGTACCAGCCGAGGCTGCCGACGGGGGCGAACTGCTCGTCCTTGCCGGTGTACTGCACGTCGTGGAGCCATTCGAGCGAGCGCAGCGCCTGCTGGATCATCTCGTTGTTGAACATCCAGCGGCCGGACAGCAAAAGCGCGTGGGGCAGGCGGGAAGCGGTGTAGGTGATCGTGTCGGTGGGCCAGGGCCAGTCGTCGCTGCCGTTTTGCTTGAAGGCGTCGAAGAGCTTGTGGGCCAGGGCTTCGCGGACGCGGCGGGCCGAGCTGTCGCCGGAGAACTTGCGGAGGTAGGCGTGGATGCCGATCAGCGAATACGCCCAGCCGTGGACGTGTTCGAAGGATTCACACGCGGGCAACGCGCGGTGGAACAGGCTGGCGGCGAGGGTGAGGTGGCCGCGGACTTGTGAACGGGCCACGGTTTCACCCAGGGCACGGATGGCCTGGCCGTGGGCGTCTTCGGAGAAGCTGCGCTGCTCCCAGGTGCGGTCGAAGTTCATGCGGACGCGGAATCGGCCGTGGTCTTCGTCGAAGGCGTGCTCGAGGAAGGCGAGGTACCGGCAGGCGGCCTCGTCGAGCTTCTTCGCCTCCTTGGCGGGCGAGTTCATGTGGTCCTGAGCCACCAGCACGGCGACCAGCGCCCGGGCGTTGTTGGACACGGTGTACCCCGCGGCCCGGTCGGGAACGGTGTTTTTCGCGTGGCTGAGGATGCCGCAGTCGTCGGTCATCATGTGCAGGTGGTCGAGCTTGATCTCCTGTAACTCGGGGGTCTGGCGGAGCTTGGCCGACTTGCTGCTGACGGGTTTGGGCTTCTGGTTACGCTCTTCGCGGACCTCTTCGAACAGGTCGAGGTACTGCCCGGCGATCGTGGACCAACGCATGTCGCGGGTGAACTGATAGGCCCGCTTACGCATCGCGTGGCGGTCGACTTCGTTGTCGAAGAGATCGATGATCGCGTCCGACATCGCCTTGGTGTCTTTGAACGGCACGAGTCGGCCGCGTCCGTCGGCGAGCATCTCCTGGGCGTACCAGTACGGCGTCGCCACGGTGGCCTTGCCCGTGCCCAGCGCGTAGGCGAGCGTGCCGGAGGTGATCTGGGCTTCGTTTTCGTAGGGCGTGACGTAGACATCGGCGCTGCCGAGGAACTCGACGAGTTCTTCGAGCTCGACGAACTTGTTGAACCACAGGATGTTGTCGGCCACGCCCAGCTCTTTCGCTCGGCGTTGCAGGCCGAGGCGGTATTCCTCGCCCGAGTGGGCCAGGACGCCGGGGTGGGTCGCGCCGAGCACGACGTACACCGCATCCGGGTGCTTGGCGACGATCGCGGGCATTGCCTCGACCATGTTCTCCAGGCCCTTGGACGGGCCGAGCAGGCCGAAGGTAAAGATGACTTTTTTGCCCTCGACGCCGAACTGGTCTTTGTAGAACGCCGGGTCGACGAACGGCACATCGGGGATGCCGTGGTGGATCAGGCGGATGCGGGATTCCTCGATGCCGTAGATATCGGTGAGGAATTCGTAGGCGCGGTCGGCCATGACCACGAAGCGGTCGCAGTGCTTGGCGAGCTCGTTGAAGCTGTCGCGGTACTCGGGCTTGGGGTCTTTGAGGACGGTATGGAGCGTGGCGACCACGGGCATGCGGAGCCGACGCAGCAGGTCGTAGAGGTTGCTGCCCGCCTTGCCGCCGAAGATGCCGAACTCGTGCTGGAGGCTGACGACGTCGACGCCGCCCATGTTCAGGAAGTCCGAGGCGACCTTGTACTCGCCCATGCGGTTCTGGTTGATCTCGAACCACACCCGGCTGGGGTACCGATAACCCTCGGCCCGGTCGTTCATCGCGACGGTATGCACGCCCACGTCCGGAGCGGCGGTGGCCAGAGCGTCGGCGAGGTCGGAGGTGAAGGTGGCGATGCCGCAGCGGCGGGGCAGGTAGTTGCCGATGAGCGAGATGTTGTTGAGGTTGCCCCAGCCCGATCGGCCGGAATTCCTGGATGCGGGCGGATTGCTGCTCATGCGGGGCTCCCAAAATATTTGATCCCGACCAATATAGGTTATCGCTCCTTGCTCGCCAAAAATCGTTCTGGATCGGCCGGGGGATTCATCCGATCCTAACCCATAAGGAGTAGGCCCGCGCGTTAAACTGCGTCGGCTTGGCCGATCCAAGACACGACCCATCGCCCACTCGATCAGGGCCTCGATCAGGAAAAGAGTTACACGATGAAGGGCATCATCCTCGCCGGTGGACACGGCACCCGGCTGTACCCGCTGACCCAGGCGATCAGCAAGCAGCTGCTTCCGGTCTACAACAAGCCGATGGTCTACTACCCCCTGTCCGTGCTCATGCTCGCGGGCATCCGGGAAGTGCTGATCATCTCCACGCCCAACGACCTGCCCCACTTCAGACGCCTGCTCAAAGACGGCAGCCAGTGGGGCATGGAGTTCAGCTACGTCGAACAGCCCGAGCCCAAGGGCCTGGCCCAGGCGTTCCTGCTCGACAAAGACTTCATCAACGGCGAGCCCTGCTGCCTCTGCCTGGGTGACAACATCTTCTACGGCAGCGGTCTGCGGCAGCAGATCCGCGACGCGGCCCAGGTCACCGACGGCGCCACCGTCTTCGGCTACCCCGTCCGCGACCCCGAGCGCTACGGCGTCGTCGAGTTCGACGAAGAAGGCAAGGTCATCTCCCTCGAAGAGAAGCCCGAAAAGCCCAAGAGCCACTTCGCCGTGCCCGGCCTGTACTTCTACGACAAAGACGTCACCGCCATCGCCGAGAACATCAAGCCCTCGGCCCGCGGCGAGCTCGAGATCACCGACCTCAACCGCGTCTACATGGACAAGGGCAAGCTCTACGTGAAGCTCTGGTCGCGCGGCACCGCCTGGCTCGACGCGGGCACCCACGAGTCGCTGCTGCAGGCCGGCACGTTCGTCGAAGCCATCGAAGAACGCCAGGGCATGATGATCGGCTGCCCCGAAGAGATTGCCTGGCGGCAGAACTTCATCGACGACGCCAAGCTCGAGTCCATCGCCCAGACCATGAAGAACAACGGCTACGGCCAGTACCTCTTTGACCTGTTGAAAGACGACCACGTGGAGCCGTGGCTATAGGAGTTACGAGTGACGAGTGAACAGTGACGAGTTTGAAATCAATTACTCATCACTACTCACTCGTCACTCATCACTGATAATGGAAATTATCCCCACCGACATCCCGGCCGTGAAGCTGCTCCGCCCCAAGCGGTTTGGCGATCACCGTGGTTACTTCGCGGAAGTCTATTCGCTGCCCAAGCTGCTGGACGGCGGGATCGATCTGACGTTTGTGCAAGACAACGAGTCGCTCAGTGCCGAGCAGGGCACCGTGCGCGGCCTGCACTTCCAGTCGCCGCCGCACGCCCAGGACAAGCTGGTGCGTTGTGTGCAGGGCGTGTTGCTCGACGTCGCGGTGGACATCCGCAAGGGTTCGCCGACTTTCGGCCAGCACGTCACCGCGGTGCTCAGTGCCGAGAACGGCGACCAGCTGCTCGTGCCCAAGGGCTTCGCCCACGGCTTCGCCACCCTCGCGCCCGACACGATGGTGATGTACAAGGTCACCGACGTCTACGCCCCGCAGTGCGACGCGGGCATCCTCTGGAAAGACCCGGCCCTGGGCATCGATTGGCAGACCGCCGAGGACGCCGCGATCCTTTCGGACAAGGACGTGAAGCTGCCGTTGCTCGCCGAGCTCGACAGCCCGTTTGTGTACGACCCCGCGACCGATGGCGTCGTGGCGGCTGCTGAGGTGAACGCTTGAGCGACGACCACGCTTTCATCCCGGTGTACGTGATCGTGGGTGCCAACGGCATGCTCGGGCGGGCGTGGCGCGAACTGCTCGAAGCTGAGCAGCGCGACTACCTCGCGTTCGACCGTGTCCAGCTCGACATCACCGACCCCGATGCCGTCGCGGCGAAGATCCCCGAGGGGGTGCGCTACGTCGTGAACTGCGCGGCGTACACCAACGTCGACGGCTGCGAAGAGCACGAAGACGAAGCCACCCGCATCAACGGCGAGGGCGTCGGCCGACTGGCCGAGCGCTGCGCCGCGATCGGCGCGACGCTGGTGCACTACTCGACCGACTATGTGTTTGCGGGCGACGCCGATTCGCCGTACCCGACCGATGCGCCGATCGCCCCGGTCAGCGCCTACGGCCGGAGCAAGGCGGCGGGCGAAAAAGCCATCGCCGACAGCGGCTGTTCGCACCGCACGATCCGCACGAGCTGGCTCTACGCCCCGTGGGGCAACAACTTCGTCCGCACGATGCTCCGCCTGACCGACGAGAAGGACACGCTGAGTGTCGTAAACGATCAGCGCGGCCGGCCGACGAGTTCGCAGCACCTCGCCGCGGTGAGCAAGACCCTGCTCGCGGCGAACGACGGGGTGTACCACGTGACCGACGGCGGCGAGTGCACCTGGTTCGAGTTCACCCAGGAGATCGCCCGCCAGGCGGGCCACGACTGCGACATCCAGCCGTGCACCACCGACCAGTTCCCCCGTCCCGCGAAACGCCCGGCGTACAGCGTGATGGATTTGTCCCGCACCGAAGCGGCGGCGGGCAAGATGACCGATTGGAAAACCAACTTGGCTCAGGTGCTGAGCCAGATCGATTGAGGACGTTATGAAACTTCTACTGACCGGCGGTTCCGGATTCATCGGCTCCAACTTCGTGCGTGTGGTCCTGCGTGACCACCCCGAGTACGAGATCCTCAACGTCGACGCGCTGACCTACTCGGGCAACCCCGAGAACCTGGCCGACGTCGAAGACCATCCGAACTACGAGTTCGTCCACGGCAACATCCTCGACATGGAGCTCATGTCCGAGCTGATGCAACGGGTGGACGCGGTCGTACACATGGCCGCCGAGTCGCACGTCGACCGCTCGATCATCGACGCCCGCCCGTTCGTCGAGACCAACGTGCTCGGCACGCAGACCCTGCTCGACGCCCTGCGCAAGAGCGACCCCGACAACACGAAGACCTTCATCCATGTCAGTACGGATGAGGTCTTCGGCGACCTGCCGCTCGACGACAAGGACCTGAAGTTCCACGAAGACACGCCCTTCGCCCCCAGCTCGCCGTACTCGTCCAGCAAGGCGGGCAGCGACCTGGTCGCGATGGCCTACCACCACACCTTCGGCATGGACGTGCGGATCACCAACTGCTCGAACAACTTCGGCGCCTACCAATTCCCCGAGAAGGTCATCCCGCTGTTTGTCACCAACCTCATCGAAGGCAAAAAGGTCCCGCTCTACGGCGACGGCCAAAACGTCCGCGACTGGCTGCACGTCGAAGACCACAACGAAGCGGTCATGACCGTGCTCGAAAAAGGCAAAGCGGGCGAGCGCTACTGCATCGGCGGCAACAACGAACGCAACAACCTCGAGCTCACCCACTCGATCCTCGAGATCATGGGCAAGGGCGAAGAGATGATCGAACGCGTCACCGACCGCCTCGGCCACGACCGCCGCTACGCGATCGACGCCACCAAGCTCAAGACCCAGCTCGGCTGGGAGCCCACCCGCAGCGCCTGGCCCCAGGCCCTCGAAGCCACGGTGAAGTGGTACGTTGACAACGAATCGTGGTGGCGCAACGTCAAGAGCGGTGCCTACCGCGAGTACTACGCCAAGCAGTACGGCGGCTGAGTACGTCTGCGAGAAACCCGGCTTTACTCCCTCTCCCTCCGGGAGAGGGCTGGTGTGAGGGAACGCGAGCCCCGCATCATCTACGCAGCCCCAAGCGACAGAGCGTTTCAGCCGCCCTCACCCTAACCCTCTCCCGGAGGGAGAGGGGACCAAGGCATGGCTTCTCGTAAACGTTCTGAGCCAACCGACAGAAAATCTCACCCATGGCGCAGGTCCCCCGGGCCCGCGGCGTAACGGTGTTGGCCAAGGGAAGTGTTCCCGGCCTAACGACCCCGAAACCCGCGATCCGTGAGGACCACCATGAGCACGTTTGAACCCCTCGAAGCCCGTGAGCTGATGAGCGCCAGCGCGTTCCTCTCCGGGAGCACCCTGTATGTCACCGGCGATTCCGGCAACAACGGGATTTCCGTCACCACGGCCGACCGCGGCGCGACCCTGGAGGTCTCCGAGTACCGCTGGGGCAGCGGCTACCGGCCGATCTACTCCGTCGCCTCCAGCCGCGTCGGCGAGATCCTCATGTACGGCGGGGCAGGCGACGACACCCTGTCGATCGGCACGGATATCGTCAAACGCGCCACCATCGAAGGCGGACGCGGGGCGGACTATCTCTTCGGCGGGGCGGGCATCACCAGGATCGTTGGCAACGGGGATGCGGGGGGCTCCGGTCTGGCCGAGAACGACACGCTCGTTGCGCGTGCGGGCCTGACGTACCTGTACGGCGAGGGGGGCAACGACACGCTGATCAACCAAACCCGCTCGACCTTCTCGATGACCTACATGTACGGCGGCGCCGGCAACGACCGCATGATCGGCAGCGATTACGGCGGGACCTACGCCAAGGGCGACGCCGGCAACGACACCGCGGTCGTGAAACGCGGGGCGTTCGAGTTCCGCGGCGGCGACGGCCGGGACATGGCCGACTACTCCGCCTGGACCACCGACGTCCGCATCGACCTCAACGGCTCGCGCAACAGCGGCGACCGCTGGGGTGCCAAGAAGCACCGCCTGCACAACGACATCGAGGCCGCCAAGGGCGGCAGCGGTAACGACTTCATCCGCGGCAATGCGGGGTTCAACTGGCTCTACGGCAACGCGGGCAACGACCACATCGAGGCGGGCTACGGCAACCTCACCGCCCGCATCTGGGGCGGCGCGGGCAACGACTACATCATCGGCGGCAACGCCAACGACCACATCTGGGGCGACTCGGGCAACGACACCATCATTGGTGGCAACGGCAACGACTCGCTGGTCGGCGGCCTGGGCAACGACACCCTCATCGGCGGCAACGGCAACGACCGGATGTACGGCCAGTGGGGCTACGACACCATGATCGGCGGCGAAGGCGACGACGAAGCCCCCGACCGCGGATGGGACGGCGACTACTGGGTGTTGTGACCCTGGAGTCCGTTAAGAAAGACAGCGGCCCACCTCCATGCTAGGGGTGGGCCGTTCTGTTTGGCGGTTCAGCTTTGCTTGCGACGGCGGGTCATCGCCAAGAGGCCACCGGCCCCCAGCAGCGCCAGCGAGGTGGGCTCGGGGATGGCGTTGATGGTGGTGGCGTAGTCGCGGAGGTCAACGGCGAAGAGGGTCTGGCCGAAGAAGGCCTGGGCGTCGAAGTCGTCGTTGGTGGTTCCGGCGTTCTGGTCGTCGTCGCCGTCGAGGGCCACGGCGTGGGTGAGCCCGGTGAGTTTCCAGGTGCCGCCGTCGTTGATGAACCAGCCGCCGCCCGAGTCGCCGATGCTCACGGTGGATTCAAACTCCACCGCGCCGTTGAGGCCCGGGGTGCCGGCCTCGTCGAAGTCGGCGACCAGGACACTCATGCCCGAGAAGGTGCCGGTGTCGATCGTGTCGAACCCGTTGATGCGGTTCTGCCCGGCGTTGAGCGCGTTGCCGTTGTCCAGCGTGCCGGCCCAGTCGAAGCCGTCGGTGTCGGTGGCGCCGATCGTCGGGCCGAACCCGGTGATGGCGGTGACGGTCGAGCCCAGGGCGCTGATGTTGCCGTCGTAGACCTCGACGAACGAGGTTAGCTCGGCGGGGTTGCCCGAGCCGTCCACCAGGGGCACGAGGCGGAGGTCCACGGTAGTGCCGCCCGAGTCGAACAGGATCTGGTTGTCGACATCGGCGGTGTAGCTCATGCCGTCGATCACGACGGTGCGGTCGGGCGGGTTGGTGGTGGAGTCTTGGTGGCGGGTGGTCAGGACCCAGCCGGAGGCGACCGCGATCGCGGCGGCGTTGTTGCCCCAGGTGCCGACGGCGTCGAGGGGGATGTCGGCGGGCAGGGTCGAGCCGCTGGGCTGGACAATCAGGCCCGAGGCTGATGTTCCGACCAGCACCGTCGCCAGCAAGCCAGCCGCGATGGGGCGGGCCCCTGAGAGACGTTCAAACAGATACATCATGTAAATACTTCCTTCTCCACCCAGGCTCAGGATTCGCTTGCGACCCAGTAAACGGGCTTAGACCTCTAATTTACCCGATCCCCGGCCAACTCCAAACGGTGTCTTGGGTTAATTTGCGGATTTTGAACTCAATCCGCTTTTTTTGCATTAAATCATTATTTAACAATATATTAGTTAATTCGTTTTTTGGCGTTCGGAAACCGATTTTAAGACCAAACGCTTCATCTGTTGGAGCCTGGATTCGAGCCAGACGTATCTGAACTTCCCCGCCGATCCGGTGCGAGCCGATTCCGAGAAAGCCATAAAAGTTGTGGGAACAATTTTTTCGGGGGTTGAGTTGGATGCTTGTCTTGAGGGACCACCGTGTGTGTGGCCCTTAAAAAAACCCGGGACTGGGGTGGTACCACGGCCGTGGTTTGAATACCACACGCCCCACGTCTACACTCTCAGGCCGATCACCCGTTTTGGAGTTAAACCATGGCAAGCGAAACCGTCCTCGAATTGACTGACGCGAACTTCGACGCCGAAGTCGTGAATTCTGATCAACCCGTCCTCGTCGACTTCTGGGCCGAGTGGTGCATGCCCTGCCGCATGCTCGCTCCGGTGATCGACGAGCTGAGCCAGGAGTACGAAGGCAAGGTCAAGGTCGGCAAGGTCGATACCGACGCCAACCGCGAGACCTCGGTCAAGTATGGCATCAGCGCGATCCCCACCATCATCCTGTTCAAGGGTGGCGAGGTGCACAAGAAGTTCGTCGGCGTGACCCCCAAGGCCGAGTTCAGCGCTGAGCTCGACGCCGTCACCGCCTGATCGACGGATACCCCGTCTGATTACAACCACCATAAAAAGCAGCAAGCCCGTGCCCCTCAGCACGGGCTTGCTTTTATTTTGCGAACGGGACAGTGCTCCGTGTTCTTACAGGTCGTATCGTGCCTCGTCGCGGGGGGCCGGCAGACCGTCCCACATCGCACGGCTGGTCCAGGGTTTCGGTGGGTCGGCCCAAAACGGGTCTTGCGGTGGCAGCCCCAATGGGAGCAGGCCCATGGTGCACAGGTACATGCTGCCGTGGGTCAGGTAGGGCTCGGGCAGATCGGGCTGGGGGCCGATGAAGCCGATGGTGAGCCAGCCGTCGTCGGTGAACAGGCCGGGCCTGGAGGCAAACCGGCCGATGACCGCGGTCGAAGCGCATCGGAGCTGAGCCGGGGTGATGGTGTCGGGCAGTTCGTGACGCAACGCCACCATCCCAGGGAGGTGCAGGACGCCGAAGCGGTAGCAGATCGATCGGCCAAGCGGAGGGAACGTCCCCTCGGGCGAGATCATGCGTTCGACCACCTCGGCGGCGCGGACGATACGTTGTTGCGCTTTCACGCGGAAGTCGTCCCAGGTCGGCAGCGGCGGGGCGAGGTTCTCGAGGACGTCGACGAGCATCGGCTGAATGACGAAGCTGTTGTAGTAATCCCAGGTGTGGTGGAAGCCGTCGGCATACCAGCCGTCACCCAGGTAGAAGTGGTCGAAGAATTCCATCGCCTGGCGGGTACGCATCGGGTCGGGCGCTTCGCCGAGGCGGATGAGCGCGATCTCGATGATGGCGGCGAAGAGGAGCCAGTTCATCAGCGGCGGCTGGATCACGCGGGTCTCGAGCAGCCGGTCGCGCAGTTGCTGGCGGACCTCGTCGGGCAGGCCGTCGATCAGGAGTTTGGGAGCCCGCAGCATGGCGTGGGCGAGGTGGGCGGCGTCGACCAACGGCTGGTCGCCGACGTTGTAGTTCCAGCCGCCTTGGTCGGGGGTGCGGGTCCCGCGGTCCAGGCCATCGTAGAGCTGATCGATGAGGCGCTGGCGTATTGCCGCTTCGCGTTCGGGCACGTCTTCGGGCTGGGCTTCGAGCCACGGAGCGAGCCCGGCCAGCGTCCGGCTGAACACCTCGAGCCCTGTGTAACGCCGACGATCGGCGACCGGCGGCATCGGCATCGCGTCCGGGATCCGTCCCGCGGCGGCGTGTTCGAAGACCGGCGTGGCGATCCGGTCGACCAGATCGATCCAGGCTTCGCGTTGCTGCAGCCCCGTCGCGGCGGGGTCGGTCCAGGCGGGGTGGTTCTCGGTTTCAGGCATCTTCGCTCCGGTTGTAGATCGCCAGGTTTCGGAAGGTCATGTCGGTCCGCATCATGCAGCGCAGCGCAACCGCGCCGTTGCGTAGCACCGGGCCGTTGTTGTCCCAGGAGGTGTCGACCGCGTCGATGACTTTGACGTTGTCGATCGCCCCGAGGATGTGGTTGCCGCGCTGCAGATAGTGCAGGCGATAGGTCCGGCCGAGCTCCCACTGGTCCTGCGTCGCAAGGTACGACATCGGCTTGTACCACGGATTCTTGAGCATCGCGTGGGTGGCGACGTCGTTGCGGATGTCGCACATCTCCCGCATGTATTCCCAGTGGTAGTTGCGCACGTCTTCCCAGCAGACCATGCTCATCGAGCCATCGACCCGGGGGTGGTAGGTGTGGATGAAGTCTTCCCCGTGCATGCCCGCGGCTTGGGTCATGAGTAGCGCCAGCCCACCGTGGCGGTGGAGCTCGAACTCGAAGGTGACGTAGAGGTCGCCCTCGAAGGTCTGGCGGGTCCACAAGTACATCCGCGTCTGATCACCCCACGGCGGCTTGGGCGCATCGTAGTAATTGCCCAACTCGGGCGTGGTCACCCGTAGGCCGTTTTCGCTAACCGAAGTGCCGTTGTTGCAGCCCTGGTGGTAGAACGCCAGGAGGTCTTCGTCGCGGGTCAGCGGGAGTTCGAGTTGAGATGACCAGCCGTCGGCGTTGAGGTCGGGCGGGGTGAACTCGGCCGGTTCGCCGTGGGCGTGTTCTTTCTTGGTTTCACGGTACAGCTCGGGATCGAGGGGGTACGAGCCGTCGTGGGCCAGGGCGTGGACCTGGTCGTCGGCGAGGACGTCATCGTAAAAACTCACTTCGCCGTAGGCGGTTCGGGGCGCCCCGCCGTAGGCGACGGGCCCGGCGGGTTGGTTGGGGATGACGCCTTCGTAGGATTTGTCTTCGGTGCCGACGAGCACACCGTTGACGTAGATCTTGTAGAGCCCGCGGGTGCGGTCCCAGGAGCAGGCGAGGTGCTGCCAGCGGTCGCGGTGCAGCCGCATGTGGTTGGCGATGGCGATCGCGCCGCGGTCGTGCGACCAGAACAGGCTTTGGTAATCGCCGCGGGCCCACTTGGCCATGAACACGGGGTGCCACCACGTGTGCAGGTAGAGCGCGAACTGGGCCGGCCGTGCGTCGATCGGCTGCTCGAGGTCGCTGAGGAAGATGTAGTGGTCGTAGCCGGGGTTGTGCTCGCGGTGCTGGGGGTGCTGAGCCTGGGAGGTGATGTCGTCGAGCGGGCAGACCCAGAGCGCCGCGGTGCCGCGGTCTGCCTGAAGCGTGTTGCGGGTCAGCGCGAAGCCGCTGTGCAGGCGGTCGAAGACCACGGCAGGCCGGCCCATCCGGGTCACCGTCCGTCCCGGGCCACGCGGGAATGCGGGAGGCAGACTCCCCTCGGTGTTTTCTCCAAAACGGTAACGATACAGAGGCTGGGTCATAGGTTTTATGGATAGTTGAATGAACGGGTTCGAACAATTCGTCATGCCCCGCGAGAAGATTGGGTTAGCACTCCACGTCTCGGCCCTCGCTGCCGAAGAGCGCGAGGCGGGTTTCGGTGTCACACTTCTGTGTGCTTTGGCCCGTGTAGTGGAACTGCAGCGCCCACCGCCGGTGTTCGCTGAAGTTGGTGGGCGTGCCGTGCATCAACAGCCCCGAGAACACCAACGCCCCGCCCGGCGGCAGCGGCACCGCAACCGTGGGCCGGCCCATGACGTGGCTGTCACAGATCTGCCAGTCCCGCCGGTTGAAGTGGGGCACGATTTCTTTGTGCGTCGACTCGACCAGGTGCATGCACCCGTTGTCCAGGCGTGCCTCGTCCAACGCGATCCATACCCCGGCGATGCGCGTGCCTGCGGGGTAGTCGAAGTAGGCGTGGTCCTGGTGCCACGGTTTCTCCCGTCCGCCGCCCGGCGGCTT
Protein-coding regions in this window:
- a CDS encoding PEP-CTERM sorting domain-containing protein (PEP-CTERM proteins occur, often in large numbers, in the proteomes of bacteria that also encode an exosortase, a predicted intramembrane cysteine proteinase. The presence of a PEP-CTERM domain at a protein's C-terminus predicts cleavage within the sorting domain, followed by covalent anchoring to some some component of the (usually Gram-negative) cell surface. Many PEP-CTERM proteins exhibit an unusual sequence composition that includes large numbers of potential glycosylation sites. Expression of one such protein has been shown restore the ability of a bacterium to form floc, a type of biofilm.), with product MMYLFERLSGARPIAAGLLATVLVGTSASGLIVQPSGSTLPADIPLDAVGTWGNNAAAIAVASGWVLTTRHQDSTTNPPDRTVVIDGMSYTADVDNQILFDSGGTTVDLRLVPLVDGSGNPAELTSFVEVYDGNISALGSTVTAITGFGPTIGATDTDGFDWAGTLDNGNALNAGQNRINGFDTIDTGTFSGMSVLVADFDEAGTPGLNGAVEFESTVSIGDSGGGWFINDGGTWKLTGLTHAVALDGDDDQNAGTTNDDFDAQAFFGQTLFAVDLRDYATTINAIPEPTSLALLGAGGLLAMTRRRKQS
- the trxA gene encoding thioredoxin; this translates as MASETVLELTDANFDAEVVNSDQPVLVDFWAEWCMPCRMLAPVIDELSQEYEGKVKVGKVDTDANRETSVKYGISAIPTIILFKGGEVHKKFVGVTPKAEFSAELDAVTA
- a CDS encoding DUF2264 domain-containing protein translates to MPETENHPAWTDPAATGLQQREAWIDLVDRIATPVFEHAAAGRIPDAMPMPPVADRRRYTGLEVFSRTLAGLAPWLEAQPEDVPEREAAIRQRLIDQLYDGLDRGTRTPDQGGWNYNVGDQPLVDAAHLAHAMLRAPKLLIDGLPDEVRQQLRDRLLETRVIQPPLMNWLLFAAIIEIALIRLGEAPDPMRTRQAMEFFDHFYLGDGWYADGFHHTWDYYNSFVIQPMLVDVLENLAPPLPTWDDFRVKAQQRIVRAAEVVERMISPEGTFPPLGRSICYRFGVLHLPGMVALRHELPDTITPAQLRCASTAVIGRFASRPGLFTDDGWLTIGFIGPQPDLPEPYLTHGSMYLCTMGLLPLGLPPQDPFWADPPKPWTSRAMWDGLPAPRDEARYDL
- a CDS encoding DUF1961 family protein, coding for MGRPAVVFDRLHSGFALTRNTLQADRGTAALWVCPLDDITSQAQHPQHREHNPGYDHYIFLSDLEQPIDARPAQFALYLHTWWHPVFMAKWARGDYQSLFWSHDRGAIAIANHMRLHRDRWQHLACSWDRTRGLYKIYVNGVLVGTEDKSYEGVIPNQPAGPVAYGGAPRTAYGEVSFYDDVLADDQVHALAHDGSYPLDPELYRETKKEHAHGEPAEFTPPDLNADGWSSQLELPLTRDEDLLAFYHQGCNNGTSVSENGLRVTTPELGNYYDAPKPPWGDQTRMYLWTRQTFEGDLYVTFEFELHRHGGLALLMTQAAGMHGEDFIHTYHPRVDGSMSMVCWEDVRNYHWEYMREMCDIRNDVATHAMLKNPWYKPMSYLATQDQWELGRTYRLHYLQRGNHILGAIDNVKVIDAVDTSWDNNGPVLRNGAVALRCMMRTDMTFRNLAIYNRSEDA